A stretch of the Sinorhizobium alkalisoli genome encodes the following:
- a CDS encoding TIGR04290 family methyltransferase, with the protein MSEETERMALKEDIAALGPWFHNMRIQGIETSPNHFLGDYPAVKWNSFKHVVPEDLAGRSVLDIGCNAGFYAQEMKRRNAGRVLGIDSDPHYLRQAKFAAEQAGVEIEFRLMSVYDVASLRERFDLVLFMGVLYHLRHPLLALDLLYEHVVGESMLFQCMQRGTRSVAQLDPDYDFKEWGIFDRPDYPKLFFVEHRFADDPTNWFIPNRACVEAMLRSSGFVIEANPEREVYLVRLGERPYLDEPTLRVIGGAAHP; encoded by the coding sequence ATGTCGGAGGAGACGGAACGCATGGCGCTCAAGGAAGACATCGCGGCGCTCGGACCCTGGTTCCACAATATGCGTATCCAAGGCATCGAGACGTCGCCGAACCACTTTCTCGGCGATTATCCCGCCGTGAAATGGAATAGCTTCAAGCATGTGGTCCCGGAAGACCTCGCCGGCAGGAGTGTGCTCGACATCGGCTGCAACGCCGGCTTCTATGCACAGGAAATGAAGCGGCGCAATGCGGGGCGCGTGCTTGGTATCGATTCAGATCCGCATTATCTGCGGCAGGCGAAATTCGCCGCCGAACAGGCGGGAGTGGAGATCGAGTTCAGGCTCATGTCGGTCTACGACGTCGCCTCACTGCGCGAAAGATTCGACCTCGTCCTGTTCATGGGCGTTCTCTACCATCTTCGCCATCCGCTGCTCGCGCTCGATCTTCTTTACGAGCATGTCGTCGGGGAAAGCATGCTGTTCCAATGCATGCAGCGCGGCACGAGATCGGTGGCGCAGCTCGATCCCGACTACGATTTCAAGGAGTGGGGGATTTTCGATCGTCCGGACTATCCGAAGCTGTTCTTCGTGGAACATCGCTTCGCGGACGATCCGACCAACTGGTTCATTCCGAACCGGGCCTGCGTCGAAGCCATGCTGCGCAGTTCCGGCTTCGTTATCGAGGCCAATCCCGAACGGGAGGTTTATCTGGTGCGGCTCGGCGAGCGGCCCTACCTGGATGAGCCGACATTGCGGGTGATCGGCGGCGCGGCACACCCGTAG
- a CDS encoding ZIP family metal transporter, with translation MDHDLLMIFGVAAAAALASPLGGLAAIVTRPSSLVLSIAVGFAAGVLMGTFAFEMMPKSLELASVPLIVAGFLIGLGAVYGLDLYVNRWHMAGNAADEKPAVDRLHKRRRPRGSGVSVLAGGTSAEEVIEGITIGIGAAFEPKTAVIVALAICIDNFSEGMSIGELSLSETQKNAKWRIIGWTSLIGLAVFVAALAGWYFLSGLSETVIGILFAAGTGGMFYLTITDLVPEAEAHHFQQSAAIANAAGFLLMMTLSRMT, from the coding sequence ATGGATCACGATCTCCTTATGATCTTCGGCGTGGCGGCTGCAGCCGCCCTTGCGTCACCGCTCGGCGGTTTGGCCGCGATTGTCACCCGCCCGTCGAGCCTCGTCCTTTCGATCGCGGTCGGCTTTGCCGCCGGCGTCCTGATGGGCACCTTCGCATTCGAAATGATGCCGAAGTCGTTGGAGCTGGCATCCGTTCCGCTCATCGTTGCTGGCTTCCTGATTGGCCTTGGGGCTGTCTACGGCCTCGACCTATACGTAAACCGTTGGCATATGGCGGGGAATGCGGCAGACGAGAAACCGGCCGTCGACCGCCTGCACAAGCGCAGGAGGCCACGAGGAAGCGGTGTTTCCGTCCTTGCCGGAGGCACCAGCGCGGAGGAGGTGATCGAAGGCATCACCATTGGCATTGGAGCCGCCTTCGAACCGAAGACCGCCGTCATCGTGGCGCTCGCCATTTGCATCGACAACTTCAGCGAGGGAATGAGTATCGGCGAGTTGAGCCTGTCCGAAACGCAGAAGAACGCAAAGTGGCGCATCATCGGCTGGACCTCGCTTATCGGCCTCGCTGTATTCGTTGCCGCGCTTGCAGGCTGGTACTTCCTGAGCGGCCTTTCAGAGACAGTGATCGGCATCCTCTTTGCGGCGGGGACGGGTGGAATGTTCTATCTGACGATTACCGATCTGGTGCCGGAAGCGGAGGCGCACCACTTCCAGCAATCTGCCGCGATCGCCAACGCTGCAGGCTTTCTGCTGATGATGACGCTTTCGCGGATGACCTAA
- a CDS encoding protein-L-isoaspartate(D-aspartate) O-methyltransferase, whose amino-acid sequence MVDFSRARDRMIASQLSRRGINDPDVLDAMRNVPREAFVDPGFEEFAYEDSALAIGHGQTISQPYIVALMIERAGPEPGDIVLEIGTGSGYAAAVLSRIAGHVCTIERHPGLAKAARNRFADLGYDNIDVRIGDGTAGWPEAGPFDAILVAAGGPNVPHALKEQLDLGGRLIIPVGSAEEQRLMQITRVNATTFEEQDLGGVRFVPLVSEQGRAADQQGAKGRPPAMSLSELIAAAAEPLPDFDDPAFGRLFDRFADRRLVLLGEASHGTSEFYRARAAITRRLIEAHGFTIVAVEADWPDAAAVDRYVRQRQAARPRTAFERFPTWMWRNREVVEFVEWLRAYNQQKAEADRAGFHGLDIYNMRGSIAAVLDYLDRTDPEAAAVARERYGRLTPWQNEPSTYGRAALSKGFRDCEQAVVSQCQELLEQQLRAGLAAGDELMDAAQNARLVASAERYYRIMYYAGPESWNMRDTHMFGTLEHLLTARGPSAKAVVWAHNSHIGDARHTDMGMARDEVNIGQLCRERFPGETALIGFGTHGGKVAAASDWGGDMEVKPIRASLEGSYERLCHDSQVRHFLLEFSRDPALRRRLLEPKLERFIGVIYRPETERLSHYAYASLPRQFDAFVWFDETTPVTPLGADHVGEGIPETFPFGL is encoded by the coding sequence ATCGTCGATTTTTCACGCGCCAGGGACCGGATGATCGCGTCGCAGCTCTCCCGCCGCGGAATCAATGATCCAGATGTGCTCGACGCAATGCGAAACGTCCCGCGGGAGGCTTTTGTAGATCCAGGCTTCGAGGAGTTCGCCTATGAGGACTCAGCCCTCGCGATCGGTCACGGCCAGACTATTTCGCAGCCCTATATCGTCGCACTGATGATCGAACGCGCTGGGCCTGAACCGGGCGACATCGTTCTCGAAATAGGAACGGGTTCCGGCTATGCGGCGGCAGTTCTCAGCCGGATTGCAGGGCATGTCTGTACCATCGAGCGGCACCCCGGACTGGCGAAGGCGGCACGGAATCGGTTCGCCGATCTCGGCTACGACAATATCGATGTGCGCATCGGTGACGGCACCGCTGGCTGGCCCGAGGCCGGGCCTTTCGACGCCATCCTTGTGGCGGCCGGTGGCCCGAATGTGCCGCATGCGCTGAAAGAGCAGCTCGATCTTGGCGGCCGGTTAATCATTCCGGTCGGCTCCGCCGAGGAACAGCGCCTGATGCAGATCACGCGCGTGAACGCCACCACGTTCGAGGAACAGGATCTTGGTGGCGTGCGCTTTGTGCCGCTCGTCTCGGAGCAGGGCCGGGCCGCCGATCAACAGGGCGCGAAAGGGCGACCGCCCGCCATGTCCCTCTCCGAACTGATTGCCGCCGCCGCCGAACCCCTGCCCGATTTCGACGACCCGGCCTTCGGCCGTCTGTTCGACCGCTTCGCGGACCGCCGTCTCGTGCTTCTGGGCGAAGCCAGCCACGGCACCTCTGAATTCTACCGGGCACGCGCGGCGATCACCCGCCGGCTGATCGAGGCGCATGGCTTCACGATTGTCGCCGTCGAAGCGGACTGGCCCGATGCGGCAGCCGTCGACCGCTACGTGCGGCAGCGGCAGGCTGCGCGACCGCGGACCGCGTTCGAACGCTTCCCGACCTGGATGTGGCGAAATCGCGAAGTCGTCGAATTCGTCGAGTGGTTGCGCGCTTACAATCAACAGAAAGCCGAGGCGGACCGCGCCGGTTTCCATGGGCTGGATATATACAACATGCGCGGTTCGATCGCGGCGGTTCTCGACTATCTCGACAGGACCGACCCCGAGGCGGCAGCTGTTGCTCGTGAGCGCTACGGGCGCCTGACCCCATGGCAGAACGAGCCCTCGACCTACGGCCGAGCGGCGTTGTCGAAGGGCTTCCGTGACTGCGAGCAAGCGGTCGTCAGCCAATGCCAGGAGCTATTGGAGCAGCAATTGCGCGCCGGACTTGCGGCTGGAGACGAACTCATGGACGCGGCGCAGAACGCCCGCCTGGTCGCCTCGGCCGAGCGATATTATCGTATCATGTATTATGCCGGGCCAGAATCCTGGAACATGCGCGACACCCACATGTTCGGGACACTGGAGCATCTGCTGACGGCGCGTGGCCCCAGCGCCAAGGCGGTGGTCTGGGCTCACAATTCCCACATCGGCGATGCGCGCCACACCGACATGGGAATGGCACGGGACGAGGTGAACATCGGCCAGCTGTGCCGCGAGCGATTTCCCGGCGAGACGGCGCTGATCGGCTTCGGCACCCATGGCGGCAAGGTCGCAGCCGCGAGCGATTGGGGAGGCGACATGGAAGTGAAGCCGATCCGCGCCTCGCTTGAGGGCAGCTATGAGCGGCTGTGCCACGATTCGCAGGTCCGACACTTTCTTCTCGAGTTTTCGCGCGACCCCGCGCTTCGCCGGCGTCTTCTGGAGCCGAAGCTCGAGCGTTTCATAGGCGTCATCTACCGTCCGGAAACGGAGCGCCTGAGCCACTATGCCTATGCGTCGCTGCCCCGGCAGTTCGATGCCTTCGTCTGGTTCGACGAGACGACACCGGTCACACCGCTTGGTGCGGACCACGTCGGCGAGGGGATACCGGAGACATTCCCCTTCGGCCTATAA
- a CDS encoding BON domain-containing protein has translation MASRHEWRRNDPERRHRRDWYGTPNDEDRRRARRFEETGARGADWENAEYYPDAEPGRAARYRGWGQDYEARDRERAFRDYYGPGFGARGGYYPSGDYYPDYGYARRYPYRDYDRDRDYGERGFMERASDEVASWFGDEDAERRRRMDEYRGKGPKGYTRSDSRIQEDVSDRLSDDGALDASDIEVSVSNGEVQLGGFVNSKWAKRRAEDCAEDVSGVTNVQNNIRVRAESSSEWSSAESET, from the coding sequence ATGGCTAGCAGGCACGAATGGAGGCGCAACGATCCCGAACGGCGTCACCGCAGGGACTGGTATGGCACACCGAACGACGAGGACCGACGCCGAGCCCGCCGTTTCGAAGAGACCGGCGCACGCGGGGCAGATTGGGAGAATGCGGAGTACTATCCGGATGCCGAGCCGGGTCGCGCCGCTCGATACCGTGGATGGGGCCAGGACTACGAGGCCAGAGATCGCGAACGCGCATTCCGCGACTATTACGGGCCCGGCTTCGGCGCACGTGGTGGCTATTACCCCAGCGGCGACTATTACCCGGACTACGGTTACGCCCGCCGCTATCCCTATCGCGACTATGATCGGGATCGGGATTATGGCGAACGCGGGTTCATGGAGCGCGCCAGCGATGAGGTCGCTTCCTGGTTCGGCGATGAGGATGCCGAACGTAGGCGCAGGATGGACGAATACCGTGGCAAGGGACCCAAGGGATATACGCGGTCCGACAGCCGCATCCAGGAAGACGTCAGCGATCGCTTGAGCGATGATGGAGCGCTCGACGCTTCGGATATCGAGGTGTCCGTCTCCAATGGGGAGGTGCAACTCGGCGGTTTCGTCAATTCGAAATGGGCCAAACGGAGAGCGGAGGACTGCGCCGAAGACGTCTCCGGCGTGACCAATGTCCAGAACAATATCCGTGTTCGGGCAGAGAGTTCGTCCGAATGGAGCAGCGCGGAAAGCGAGACCTAA
- a CDS encoding recombinase family protein, with amino-acid sequence MALVQARRIDVILATELSRWDRSTVDLLHTLRELEGWKVSVIAMNGMAFDLSSPHGRMLATFLSGITEFERDLISERVRSGFAAAKARDKMIAVADSRGFTHDYLLISGP; translated from the coding sequence ATGGCTCTTGTCCAAGCTCGAAGGATCGACGTGATATTGGCCACGGAGTTGTCTCGCTGGGACCGCTCGACCGTCGATCTTCTCCACACGCTGCGCGAGTTGGAAGGATGGAAGGTCTCAGTGATCGCCATGAACGGCATGGCATTCGATCTGTCCTCGCCGCACGGCCGGATGCTCGCGACATTCCTATCCGGCATTACGGAATTCGAACGTGATCTGATCAGCGAGCGCGTCAGGTCCGGCTTCGCCGCCGCGAAGGCACGCGATAAAATGATCGCTGTAGCAGATAGTCGTGGGTTTACCCACGACTATCTGCTTATATCAGGCCCTTAG
- a CDS encoding LysR family transcriptional regulator, translating into MKAFVTVAREGNVTRAAEQLHLTQPAVTLQLKRLAADTGITLFRRTSTGLELTHEGALLAAKAEQVLAALVDFGQTAGHLATRVRGKLRIGTIIDPEFTRLGAFLKALIESGPGIETTLRHGMSGDVPEGLRRNELDAGFFLGDPNDFEPVSELCGEGAAKLFHGRELARLTYRVVAPPSLASFVRDADWTQLAALPWIGTPPASVHNRLLTRLFMDLGLRQNFVAQVDQEASMVAMVRTGVGLSLCRESIALHEQQAHGLIVADAVTIGTTLSFLCLEASRDNPTIAAAFDAIRRVWG; encoded by the coding sequence TTGAAAGCCTTCGTGACCGTCGCGCGCGAGGGCAATGTCACGCGCGCCGCAGAACAACTGCACCTCACGCAGCCGGCCGTCACCCTGCAACTGAAGCGCCTTGCGGCCGATACCGGCATCACCCTGTTCCGGCGAACGTCAACAGGTCTGGAACTGACCCATGAAGGCGCCCTGCTGGCCGCCAAGGCCGAGCAGGTGCTCGCCGCGCTGGTGGATTTCGGACAGACGGCCGGGCATCTCGCCACCCGCGTCCGGGGAAAACTAAGGATTGGCACGATCATCGACCCGGAGTTCACGCGGTTGGGCGCGTTCCTGAAGGCGCTGATCGAAAGCGGGCCTGGCATCGAAACGACGCTGCGCCACGGCATGAGCGGTGACGTGCCCGAAGGGCTCCGGCGAAACGAACTCGATGCCGGCTTCTTCCTTGGAGACCCGAACGACTTCGAACCCGTATCCGAACTTTGCGGCGAAGGCGCAGCCAAGCTGTTCCACGGCAGGGAGCTGGCGCGATTGACTTACCGCGTCGTCGCACCACCCTCCCTCGCCAGCTTCGTGCGTGATGCGGATTGGACACAGCTTGCCGCCCTGCCATGGATTGGCACTCCGCCTGCTTCGGTACACAATCGCCTTCTGACGCGCCTGTTCATGGATCTCGGCTTACGGCAGAATTTCGTCGCCCAAGTGGATCAGGAAGCATCGATGGTCGCCATGGTTCGGACGGGCGTGGGTTTAAGCCTTTGCCGCGAATCGATAGCCCTTCACGAGCAGCAAGCGCATGGGCTTATCGTCGCCGATGCGGTAACGATCGGGACGACCTTGAGTTTCCTTTGTCTAGAGGCTAGCAGGGATAATCCCACCATCGCCGCTGCGTTCGATGCGATTCGTCGCGTTTGGGGATAA
- a CDS encoding GMC family oxidoreductase, translated as MTRRDTRQSDDRFDYIVVGGGSAGCLLANRLSRDPSMRVLLLEAGGKDDYPWIHIPVGYLYCIGNPRTDWLFKTEPDAGLNGRSLRYPRGKTLGGCSSINGMIYMRGQARDYDGWAAETGDDAWTWQNCLPDFKAHEDHYRLDNGNDPETGGNSRFSDMHGHGGEWRIEKQRLKWDILESFAEAAVEAGIPRSDDFNSGDNEGVGYFEVNQRSGWRWNTSKAFLRPAKNRPNLSVWTQSHVERLVLETEAPDPKRCTGVVLQRQGRRVEVRADREVILCAGAIGSPHILQLSGIGPAGLLKRHGIAVIHDLPGVGENLQDHLQIRAVFKVGNAKTLNTLANNLLGKAMIGLEYVLKRSGPMSMSPSQLGAFTRSDDSQAHANLEYHVQPLSLDTFGEPLHSIPAFTASVCNLNPTSVGSVRIRSNSAADAPAIAPNYLSTEEDRKIAAQSLRQVRKIVSQPALAKYRPEEWKPGRQFQSDEELARLAGDIANTIFHPVGTTRMGRDDDPTSVVDSRLRVRGIAGLRVVDAGIMPKITSGNTNSPTLMIAEKAAGWIVNDARRRG; from the coding sequence ATGACGCGCCGGGACACTCGGCAATCCGACGATCGCTTCGACTACATCGTCGTCGGGGGCGGCTCCGCCGGCTGCCTGCTGGCCAACCGTCTCAGCCGCGATCCCTCGATGCGCGTGTTGCTGCTCGAAGCCGGAGGGAAGGACGACTATCCCTGGATCCACATCCCGGTCGGCTATCTCTACTGCATTGGCAACCCGCGAACCGACTGGTTGTTCAAGACCGAACCGGATGCTGGCCTGAACGGGCGGTCGCTGCGCTATCCACGCGGCAAGACGCTCGGTGGCTGCTCCTCGATCAACGGGATGATCTACATGCGAGGGCAGGCCCGCGACTATGACGGCTGGGCGGCGGAGACCGGGGACGATGCCTGGACCTGGCAGAACTGCCTGCCCGATTTCAAGGCGCATGAGGATCACTATCGGCTCGACAATGGCAACGACCCCGAGACCGGCGGCAACAGCCGCTTTTCCGACATGCACGGGCACGGCGGCGAGTGGCGAATCGAAAAGCAGCGGCTGAAATGGGATATTCTCGAATCCTTTGCCGAGGCTGCCGTCGAGGCCGGCATTCCGCGCTCCGACGATTTTAACAGCGGCGACAATGAGGGGGTCGGCTATTTCGAGGTCAACCAGAGGTCCGGCTGGCGCTGGAACACCTCCAAGGCCTTTCTGCGCCCGGCGAAGAACCGGCCCAATCTCTCTGTCTGGACGCAGTCCCATGTCGAAAGGCTGGTACTCGAAACTGAGGCCCCGGACCCCAAGCGCTGCACCGGCGTCGTGCTTCAGCGGCAGGGCCGGAGAGTGGAGGTCCGCGCTGACAGGGAGGTCATTCTCTGCGCCGGCGCGATCGGTTCGCCGCACATCCTGCAATTGTCGGGCATCGGGCCGGCCGGCCTGCTGAAGCGCCACGGAATCGCTGTGATACACGATCTGCCCGGAGTCGGGGAAAACCTTCAGGACCATTTGCAGATCCGGGCGGTTTTCAAGGTCGGCAACGCGAAGACACTGAACACGCTCGCCAATAACCTCCTTGGCAAGGCGATGATCGGGCTCGAATATGTGCTGAAACGCAGCGGCCCGATGAGCATGTCGCCGTCACAGCTCGGCGCCTTCACCCGCTCGGACGACAGCCAGGCCCACGCCAATCTGGAATATCACGTCCAGCCTCTGAGCCTCGACACCTTCGGCGAGCCGCTGCACAGCATCCCCGCCTTCACCGCGAGTGTCTGCAACCTAAACCCGACGAGTGTCGGTAGCGTGCGGATTCGATCCAACAGCGCCGCCGATGCGCCGGCGATCGCGCCGAACTATCTGAGCACGGAGGAGGACCGGAAGATTGCCGCTCAAAGCCTCCGGCAGGTGCGCAAGATCGTATCGCAGCCGGCGCTGGCGAAGTACCGGCCGGAGGAATGGAAACCCGGCCGGCAATTCCAGAGCGACGAGGAGCTTGCCCGGCTCGCCGGCGACATCGCCAACACCATCTTCCATCCGGTCGGGACGACGAGGATGGGGCGCGACGACGATCCGACGTCCGTCGTGGACAGCCGCTTGCGGGTCAGGGGTATAGCGGGTCTGCGCGTCGTCGATGCCGGCATCATGCCGAAGATCACCAGCGGCAACACCAATTCGCCGACGCTGATGATCGCCGAAAAGGCTGCAGGATGGATCGTGAATGACGCGCGGCGGCGCGGATAA
- a CDS encoding CoA transferase, with translation MTSISRSALPLSGVRVLDFGQYIAGPAVAMILGDLGATVVHVDPPAGPLWDNPANAILNRNKLIVSIDLKTEEGLEQAKALVAQADIIVENFRPGVLARLGIDFAALRKARPELITLSIPGFASNDQLRRDWRAFETVIAASSGVFTDMGLNRVLMGINPSFSPLPLASAYGTMLAASATVLALQARERTGHGDHIEVPLASAVMEGLSYNSIQIDEYPLRYKTQREREIERRRREGLPMDMSYDELQEFLDPFYRSYMCSDGRMFYVVCPSHKNHAKRCLQTLGLYDELVAEGLREEEDTYLPVSEWSSDVSLGVYPLPKYWADKIAGRMKEVFLTKTAAEWERIFGEGQFPGAPQRWLKEWIADDHAKAAGLMIEVEDPILGRMIQPGPMAWLQESGEAMLTPQPRTWGRFPDALAKLSESKGPTLFAPTTNVPGGWLDGVKVLDLCNVIAGPHSVAYLARFGAEVIKIDPAKPLYDCWNTVIFGMSHMRGKQSALLNIGSPDGRVIFEELVRSVDIVVWNATDRQVKAMGLDAENLKALNPQAIFCQLDCFGGVRTGPRTDYLGYDDLVQSATGIMLRFGGSMQTPEEHAHVGTIDVMCGFGAALGVAAALYQKSRTGIVGRPRTSLSALTGLAQIPFCYDYQGRRPFDEPAGRETRGYDAMSRLYQTASGDYLLLCASEADLPRFEKVEGLRGLPSMPASDREIYLAQAFMTAPAETWQQRLLQADIGVSLCENIETIRSRSARIADGRPGTDRGSYSFSIFPDHPSGHTVTQLDPFAIRPAVGKVTAVAPAEKYGASTRSVLKSLNYTDAEIDKLIASGTISETWSSQYLPS, from the coding sequence ATGACATCGATCTCACGCTCCGCCCTTCCTCTTTCCGGCGTCAGGGTCCTCGATTTCGGCCAGTACATCGCCGGGCCGGCGGTGGCAATGATCCTCGGCGATCTCGGCGCGACCGTCGTGCATGTCGATCCGCCGGCGGGCCCCCTCTGGGACAATCCCGCCAATGCGATCCTCAACCGCAACAAGCTGATCGTTTCCATCGATCTCAAGACCGAAGAAGGGCTGGAACAGGCGAAGGCGCTGGTGGCGCAGGCGGACATAATCGTCGAGAATTTCCGCCCCGGCGTGCTCGCTCGGCTCGGTATCGATTTTGCGGCACTGCGCAAGGCCCGGCCGGAGCTGATCACCCTGTCGATCCCCGGTTTTGCTTCCAACGATCAGTTGCGCCGCGACTGGCGTGCCTTCGAGACGGTGATCGCGGCCTCCTCCGGCGTGTTCACCGACATGGGCCTGAACCGGGTGCTGATGGGCATCAACCCGTCCTTCTCGCCGCTGCCGCTCGCGTCCGCCTATGGGACGATGCTGGCGGCCTCGGCCACGGTCCTGGCGCTCCAAGCCCGGGAACGCACCGGGCATGGCGACCATATCGAGGTGCCGCTGGCAAGCGCAGTCATGGAGGGCCTGTCCTACAATTCGATCCAGATCGATGAGTATCCGCTGCGCTATAAGACCCAGCGCGAACGGGAGATCGAACGACGGCGGCGCGAAGGCCTGCCGATGGATATGTCCTATGACGAACTCCAGGAGTTCCTCGACCCCTTCTATCGCAGCTACATGTGCAGCGACGGGCGGATGTTCTACGTCGTCTGCCCTAGCCACAAGAACCATGCAAAGCGTTGCCTGCAAACACTCGGCCTTTATGACGAACTCGTGGCAGAAGGGCTTCGCGAGGAGGAAGACACCTACCTGCCGGTCTCGGAGTGGTCATCGGACGTCTCGCTCGGCGTCTATCCCCTTCCGAAATATTGGGCCGACAAGATCGCGGGCCGCATGAAAGAAGTCTTCTTGACCAAGACGGCGGCGGAGTGGGAACGCATTTTCGGGGAGGGGCAGTTTCCGGGCGCGCCGCAGCGCTGGCTGAAGGAATGGATCGCCGACGATCACGCGAAAGCCGCGGGCCTGATGATCGAGGTGGAGGATCCGATTCTCGGCCGCATGATCCAGCCGGGACCGATGGCCTGGTTACAGGAAAGCGGCGAAGCCATGCTGACGCCGCAGCCGCGCACATGGGGAAGATTTCCGGACGCATTGGCAAAACTGTCAGAGAGCAAAGGTCCAACGTTGTTTGCTCCGACGACCAATGTCCCTGGCGGTTGGCTTGATGGTGTCAAGGTGCTCGATCTCTGCAACGTGATCGCCGGTCCGCACTCGGTCGCCTATCTCGCCCGTTTCGGCGCCGAGGTGATCAAGATCGACCCCGCCAAGCCGCTTTACGATTGCTGGAATACTGTGATCTTCGGCATGTCGCATATGCGGGGCAAGCAGTCGGCGCTGCTGAACATCGGTTCACCCGACGGTCGGGTGATTTTCGAGGAACTGGTGCGGTCCGTGGACATCGTGGTCTGGAATGCCACCGACCGCCAGGTCAAGGCGATGGGGCTCGATGCCGAGAACTTGAAGGCGCTCAATCCGCAGGCGATCTTCTGCCAGCTCGATTGCTTCGGTGGCGTCCGCACCGGGCCGCGCACCGACTATCTCGGTTATGACGATCTGGTTCAGTCGGCGACGGGCATTATGTTGCGCTTCGGCGGATCGATGCAGACGCCGGAAGAACATGCGCATGTCGGCACCATCGATGTCATGTGCGGCTTCGGCGCAGCCCTTGGTGTGGCGGCCGCCCTTTACCAGAAATCGAGGACGGGCATCGTCGGTCGGCCCCGCACCTCGCTGTCGGCACTGACCGGGCTCGCCCAGATTCCGTTCTGCTACGATTATCAAGGCCGCCGGCCGTTCGACGAACCGGCCGGGCGCGAGACCAGGGGCTATGACGCGATGTCGCGTCTCTACCAAACGGCATCCGGCGATTATCTTCTGCTTTGCGCATCGGAAGCGGATCTCCCGCGGTTCGAAAAGGTCGAGGGATTGAGAGGGCTTCCCTCGATGCCCGCATCCGATCGCGAAATCTATCTCGCGCAGGCGTTCATGACCGCGCCCGCTGAAACCTGGCAGCAGAGACTGCTACAGGCCGATATCGGTGTCTCGCTCTGCGAGAACATCGAAACGATCAGAAGCCGAAGCGCACGAATCGCGGACGGCAGGCCGGGGACCGACCGCGGCAGCTATTCCTTCTCGATCTTCCCGGATCATCCCAGCGGGCACACCGTGACCCAACTCGATCCCTTTGCCATTCGTCCGGCCGTCGGCAAGGTCACGGCGGTCGCGCCGGCGGAAAAATACGGTGCCTCCACGCGCTCCGTTCTGAAGTCCCTGAACTATACCGACGCCGAGATCGACAAGCTGATCGCCTCCGGAACGATCAGCGAGACATGGAGCTCGCAATATCTGCCAAGCTGA